A stretch of DNA from Microlunatus capsulatus:
CGCTGTTGAGCAGCAGCGAGTTCGGGTGGCCGTAGCGCAGCATCTCGACGTGGCGGGCGAGGTAGGCGGCACCGCCGTTGTTCTCGAGCGTCTTGCCGCCGCCGATCTGGACGCGGGCGGACGAGCCGGTCGGGTTCTCGAGGTTGCCGTGCAGGTCGTTGAAGCTCATCACCCGGACGGCGACGGTCTTCGGCTTCTTGGAGGTGGTGGGGCGCGGGGCGGCGTCGGCGGCGGGGACCGAGATCGACAGCGCCACGGCGGCGGCGATCGACAGGGCACCGATCCGGCGCGCGGCGCGGGCGGCGAGGGGCATGACGAACCCTTCTGGGGGCTGGAGGGGTGGATTTCGCACTCAGTGTGCCCCGCGAGCGGCGCCGGGGTCCAGGCCGGCCGGGTGACGACCGGGCGACGGGCCGGGGCCGTCGGGAACGCGCTTGCCGTCCCGGGCCGCAGGCGTCAGGGTCGGAGGGTGGACCCGGCCGCGAGCGCTGAGCCGACCCGCCACGTGCAGGTCGGGCTCGACGGGGTGCACCGGCCGGTGCACGCGTGGACGCCGACGGTGCACGCGGCGCTGGAGCGGCTGCGCGCGGCCGGCGTGGTCGAGGTGCCGGCACCGCTGGCCCTGGGCGCGCACGAGGAGGTGCTGGGCTTCCTGCCGGGCGACGCCGGTGCCGCGTGCTGGCCGCACCAGGTGCCCGAGGCGGGCCTGGTGTCGGCCGCCCGGCTGCTCCGCCGGGTGCACGACGCGAGCGCGGGCTGGTCCTGGCCGCCCGACGCCGCCTGGTCCCAGCCGGTGCGGGAGCCGGCCGAGGTGCTCTGCCACGGCGACCCCGGACCCTGGAACATGACCTGGGCCGACGGCCGCGCGACCGGGCTGTTCGACTGGGACTTCTGCCACCCCGGGCCGCGCCGGCACGACGTCGCGTACGCCCTGGACTGGCTCGCCCCGTTCCGCCCCGACGACGAGGCGCTCCGCTGGCACGGCTTCGCCGCGCCGCCGGACCGGGGGTCGCGGATCCGGGCCTTCTGCGCGGCCTACGGCACGGAGCCCGACCGGGTGGTCGACCTCGTCCTGGAGGTCCGGCTGCGCACGCTCGACGTCGTCCGCGCCCTGGCGGCGGACGGCGTCGAGCCGCAGGCCGGGTGGCTGGCGGGCGGTCACGCCGCCGAGGTCGAGGCCGGCGTCCGCTGGGTCGAGCGGCACCGGCGGCTGTTCACCTGAGGCGTCCCCGGATGGTCAGCGCTCGATGCGCGCTGAGGCCCCCAGGAGGCCCGCTGCCGCCGTCGAGCGCTGACTTCCCAGGGCGACGACCACCTGACCCCTTGGGGATCAGCCGCTCTCGCGCACCCGAGCTGGCCCCCGCCGCCTGAGCTCGTCGAAGGCCCTTCGACGAGCTCAGGGAGCGGGAGGTATCAGCTGAGCGAGCGGTGTGCTGTCGGCTCGCTAGCGGCGGTGGGCTCGTCGGGCGTCAGACCATCATCTGCCGGGCGGTGGGCGGGATGGGCTTGGGCAGCTTGGTGGAGCCGGAGAGGTACTCGTCCACCCCGGCCGCGCAGGCGCGGCCCTCGGCGATGGCCCAGACGATCAGCGACTGGCCGCGACCCGCGTCACCGGCCACGAAGACCCCGGGGACGTCGGTGGCGTAGTTGTCGTCGCGCTTGACGTTGCCGCGCTCGTCCAGGGTGACGCCCAGCTGGGAGATCACCGAGTCCTTCTCCGGGCCCACGAAGCCCATGGCCAGCAGCACGAGGTCGGCCGGGATCTCCTGCTCGGTGCCCTCGACGGCGACGAGCTTGCCGCCCTCGAAGCGCACCTCGGACAGGGTCAAGGAGGTGACCTTGCCGTCCTCGCCGTTGAACCGGGAGGTGGAGACCGAGTAGATCCGCTCCCCCGCCTCCTCGTGGGCCGAGGACACCCGGTAGGTCATCGGGTAGGTCGGCCACGGCTGGTGGGCCGGCCGCTCCTCGGGCGGGGTGGGCATGATCTCCAGCTGCCGGATGGAGGCCGCACCCTGCCGGATGGCGGTGCCGAGGCAGTCGGCGCCGGTGTCGCCGCCGCCGATGATGACGACGTGCTTGCCCTGCGCCGAGATCGGCGGCTGCTCGATCTTGCCCCGGGCGTAGCGGTTGGCGTGCGGCAGGAACTCCATGGCCTGGTGGATGCCGTCGAGCTCGCGGCCCGGCACCGGCAGGTCGCGCGGGATGGTGGAGCCGACGGCGAGCACGACGGCGTCGTAGCGCTCCTTGAGCTGCTGGCCGGTGATCTTGACCCCGACCTCGACGCCGCAGCGGAAGTTGGTGCCCTCGTCCTTCATCTGCTGGATGCGCCGGTCGAGGACGTACTTCTCCATCTTGAACTCGGGGATGCCGAAGCGCATCAGGCCGCCCGGCTCCTCGGCCCGCTCGAAGACGGCGACGGTGTGGCCGGCCCGGGTGAGCTGCTGGGCGGCGGCCAGCCCCGAGGGCCCGGAGCCGATGACGGCGACGGTGCGGCCGGTGTGCCACTCGGGCGGCTGGGGCAGCACGCGGTGCTCGTCCCACGCCTTGTCGATGATGGTGACCTCGACGTTCTTGATGGTCACCGGGTCCCGGTTGATGCCGACGACGCACGCCGTCTCGCAGGGGGCCGGGCACAGCCGCCCGGTGAACTCCGGGAAGTTGTTGGTCGCGTGCAGCCGCTCCAGCGCCTCGTCCCAGTCGCTGCGCCACACCAGGTCGTTCCACTCGGGGATGAGGTTCCCCAGCGGGCAGCCGGTGTGGCAGAACGGGATGCCGCAGTCCATGCAGCGCCCGGCCTGCTCGGAGATGATCGGCAGCAGGGCCCGCCCCGGCGTGCCGGGGTAGACCTCGTTCCAGTCGCGCACGCGCTCGGCCACCGGCCGCCGCTCGGCGACCTTGCGCGGCGTGGAGATGAACCCGCGGGGGTCAGCCATGGTGATCGTCCTTCGTCAGGTGCTGGAAGAGGAGGCGCCCGTCGACGGGCTCAGGGAGCGGGGCACGGCGGGGCCCTTCGACAGGCTCAGGGCGCGGGGTGACGTGCGCAGGAGCGGCGCGGAGGACGCCCCCGAGCCGGGGCGTGGATGGGCCTGGCGGGAGCCCGGAGCCTGCGGAGGGCGGATGGTTGCCCCGGCTCGGGGGCGTCCGCAGCGCCGCGCACCCAACCCCGGCAGACAACCGCGGACTGAGCCACGCCACGAGCTCACCCACGAGCCGCATCCATCATCGCCACGGTGGTCGCGTCGTCGTCCAGCCCCTCGGCCTCGGCGGCCTCGCGCGCCGCCAGCACCCGGGCGTAGTCCCGCGGGAGCACCTTGGTGAAGCGCTCCTTGGCGGTGTCCCAGTCGGCGAGCAGCGCCGCGGCCACATCGGACCCGGTCTCCTCGCCGTGCCGGACCACGAGCCCGCGGACGAGGTCCTGGTCGCCCTCGCCGAGTGGCAGGGCGTCGGCCATGTCGGTGTTCAGCAGCGACGCGTCCAGGTCGAGCACGTAGGCGATGCCGCCCGACATGCCGGCCGCGACGTTGCGTCCCGTCGAGCCCAGGATGACGGCCAGGCCGCCGGTCATGTACTCGCAGGCGTGGTCGCCGGTGCCCTCGACGACGGCGGTGGCCCCGGAGTTGCGGACGCAGAACCGCTCCCCCACCTGGCCCCGGATGAAGATCTCGCCCGAGGTCGCGCCGTAGCCGATGACGTTGCCGGCGATGATGTTGTCCGCCGCCACGAAGGTCGCCGCGCGGTCGGGCCGCAGGACGATCCGGCCGCCGGACAGGCCCTTGCCGAGGTAGTCGTTGCTGTCGCCTTCGAGCCGCAGGGTGATGCCGGCGGGCAGGAACGCGCCGAAGCTCTGGCCGGCCGACCCCGAGAAGGTGAGGTCGATCGTCCCGTCGGGCAGGCCCTCGCCGCGGGTCGCCTTCGTCACCTCGTGGCCGAGGATCGTGCCGACCGTGCGGTTGACGTTGCGGATCCTGAGCTGCGCGCGGACGGCCTCGCCGGAGTCCAGGGCGGGGCGGCACAGGTCGATGAGCATCTGGTCCAGCGCGAACTCGAGCGCGTGGTCCTGCTTCGTCGTGTTGTGCAGCGGGGTGCCCTCGGGCAGCTCGGGGCGGTGCAGGATCGGCCGCAGGTCGAGGCCGTGCGCCTTCCAGTGCTCCTCGGCCGGGGTGGTGTCCAGCGCCTCGACGCGGCCGACGGCCTCGGCGATGCTCCGGAAGCCCAGGGCCGCCAGGTGCTCGCGGACCTCCTCGGCGATGAACTCGAAGAAGTTGACGACGAACTCCGGCTTGCCGGAGAACTTGGAGCGCAGCTCCTGGTTCTGGGTGGCGACGCCGACCGGGCAGGTGTCGAGGTGGCAGACCCGCATCATGATGCAGCCGCTGACCACCAGCGGGGCCGTCGCGAAGCCGAACTCCTCCGCACCCAGCAGGGCGCCGATGATGACGTCGCGGCCGGTCTTGAGCTGACCGTCGACCTGCACGACGATCCGGTCGCGCAGCCCGTTCAGCAGCAGCGTCTGCTGCGTCTCGGCCAGGCCGAGCTCCCAGGGTCCGCCGGCGTGCTTGAGCGAGGTCAGCGGTGCCGCACCGGTGCCGCCGTCGTGGCCCGAGATCAGCACCACGTCGGCCTTGGCCTTGGAGACGCCGGCCGCGACCGTGCCCACGCCCACCTCGGCCACGAGCTTGACGTGCACCCGCGCGGACGGGTTGGCGCACTTCAGGTCGTGGATGAGCTGCTTGAGGTCCTCGATCGAGTAGATGTCGTGGTGCGGGGGCGGGGAGATGAGGCCGACGCCCGGCGTCGAGTGCCGGGTCTTGGCCACCCACGGGTAGACCTTCTGGCCGGGCAGCTGGCCGCCCTCGCCGGGCTTCGCGCCCTGGGCCATCTTGATCTGGATGTCGTCGGCGTTGGTCAGGTAGTCCGACGTGACGCCGAAGCGGCCGGAGGCCACCTGCTTGACCGCCGAGCGGCGCTCGGGGTCGTAGAGGCGCTCCTTGTCCTCCCCGCCCTCACCGGTGTTGGACTTGCCGCCCAGCCGGTTCATGGCGATCGCCAGGGTCTGGTGCGCCTCGAGGCTGATGGATCCGTAGCTCATCGCGCCGGTCGAGAACCGCTTGACGATCTCGCTGACCGGCTCGACCTCGTCGATGGGCACGGGCGGCCGCTCGCTGTTGAACTTGAGCAGCCCGCGCAGCGTCATCAGCCGCTCGGCCTGGGAGTCGATGTGGGCGGTGTACTGCTTGAAGATGTCGTAGCGGCCCGAGCGGGTGGAGTGCTGGAGCCGGAACACCGTCTCGGGGTCGAACAGGTGCGGCTCGCCCTCGCGGCGCCACTGGTACTCCCCGCCGACCGGCAGCAGCCGGTGGGCCAGCGGGATCCCGTCGGCCGGGTAGGCCCGCAGGTGCCGCTGGTGGACGGCGTCGGCCAGCTGCTCCAGGGTGATCCCGCCCAGCTTGGACGTGGTGCCGGTGAAGTAGCGGTCGACGACCTCGCGGGACAGCCCGAGGGCCTCGAAGATCTGCGCGCCGGTGTAGGACGCGACGGTGGAGACACCCATCTTGGACATCACCTTGAGGACGCCCTTGCCCAGCGCCTTGACGACGTTGGCGACGGCCTTCTCGGGCGTGACGGAGGTGTAGACGCCGTGCCGGGCCAGGTCCTCGACGGACTCGATGGCCAGGTAGGGGTTGACCGCGGCCGCGCCGTAGCCGATCAGCAGCGCGACGTGGTGCACCTCCCGGACGTCCCCGGCCTCGACGACCAGGCCGACGTGGGTGCGCGTCTTCTCCCGCACCAGGTGGTGGTGCACGGCGGCGGTGAACAGCAGCGACGGGATGGGCGCGTACTCGCCGTTGGAGTGCCGGTCCGACAGCAGGATGATCTTGGCCCCGCCGGCGATGGCGTCGGAGATCTCCGCGCACAGCTCGTCGAGCTTCTCCGTCAGCGCCTGCGCGCCGCCGCTGACCTTGTAGAGGCCGCGGGCCACGTAGGTGGCGTACTCGGTGTCGCCGGCCCGGTTGATCCGGACGACCTTGGCCAGCGCGTCGTTGTCCAGCACCGGGAACGGCAGCACGAGGCGGCGGCACGAGACCGGGCCGGGCTCCAGCAGGTTCTGCTCCGGGCCGATGGTGTTGTACAGCGAGGTGACGAGCTCCTCGCGGATGGCGTCCAGCGGCGGGTTGGTGACCTGGGCGAACAGCTGGGAGAAGTAGTCGAAGAGCAGCCGCGGCTTGTCGCTGAGCGCCGCGATCGGGGTGTCGGTGCCCATCGAGCCGATGGCCTCGGCGCCTCCGGAGGCCATCGGGGCGAGGATCAGCCGCAGGTCCTCCTCGGTGTAGCCGAAGACCTGCTGGCGACGGGTCACCGAGGCGTGGGTGTGCACGACGTGGTCGCGCTCGGGCAGGTCGGTGAGCAGGGTGCGGCCCTGGGCCAGCCACTCGCCGTACGGGGCGGCGGCGGCCAGCTCGGCCTTGACCTCCTCGTCGGAGATCAGCCGGTGCTCGTCGAGGTCGACGAGGAACATCCGGCCCGGCTGCAGCCGGCCCTTCTGGACGATCGTCTCGGCCGGGATGTCGAGCACGCCGGCCTCCGAGGCCAGCACCACGAGCCCCTCGTCGGTGACCCAGTAGCGCCCGGGGCGCAGGCCGTTGCGGTCCAGCACGGCGCCGACCTGGGTGCCGTCGGTGAAGACGACGCCGGCCGGGCCGTCCCAGGGCTCCATGAGGCAGGAGTGGAAGGCGTAGAAGTCCCGCCGGGCCTGGTCCATGACCGGGTTGTTCTCCCAGGCCTCCGGGATCATCATCAGCATCGCGTGCGGCAGCGAGCGCCCGCCGAGGTGCAGCAGCTCGACGACCTCGTCGAACGAGGCGGAGTCCGAGGCGTCCGGGGTGCAGATCGGGAAGAGCCGCTCCAGGTCGCCCGGGATCAGGTCCGACCTCAGCAGCGCCTCGCGGGCCCGCATCCAGTTCCGGTTGCCCTTGACGGTGTTGATCTCGCCGTTGTGGGCGATCATCCGGAAGGGGTGCGCGAGCTCCCAGGCCGGGAAGGTGTTGGTCGAGAAGCGGGAGTGCACGACGACCAGCGCGCTGGTCATCCGCTCGTCCAGCAGCTCGGGGAAGACCAGCTCGAGCTGCTCGGTGGTGAGCATGCCCTTCCACACCAGGGTGCGGGCGGACAGCGAGGCGAAGTAGACGCCCGTCTCGTGCTGGGTGCGGCGGCGCAGGCAGTAGGCCAGCCGGTCCAGCTCGATCCCGCGGACCGGCTCGCCGGCCGGGGCGACGAGCAGCTGCTCGAACCAGGGCATGTTGGACCGGGTGAGGTCCGACAGCGAGGAGTCGTCGGTGCGCACGCGGCGCCAGCCCAGGACGGTCAGCTGCTCCTCGGCGGCGATCCGCTCGATCGCGGCCTTGGCCTCGGCGCGGGCCTGCTCGTCGGTGGGCAGGAACGCGTTGCCGACGGCGTAGGTCCCGGCCTCGGGCAGCTCGACGCCGGCCGCCAGGAAGGAGCTGGCCTCGGCGCGCAGGAAGGCGTCGGGGACCTGCATGAGGATGCCGGCGCCGTCACCGGTGAGGGGGTCCGAGCCGGTCGCGCCGCGGTGGTCGAGGTTGCGGAGCGCCTCCAGGCCCTTGTGCACGATGTCGTGGCTGGGGACGCCGGTGAGGGTGGCGACGAAGGCCACACCGCAGGCGTCGTGCTCGAAGGCGGGGTCGTAGAGACCTTCTCCGGCCCTGGACCTGGGCTGGGCGGGGGTGGCTGACATCTCGGACTCCCGTCGTCGAAGCCGGTGAGAGAGACGGGCTCTGTCACAGGGTCTGGTTGAGCGGCATCGGCGCGCCCCCGGGTGCCGGGAGGGGCCTGTTCACAAGGACTTCTGGGGACGACACTGGCCCAGCGCGGAAAGGCTAACGCACTCTGTTCGCCCCCAGCGGCCCGAAGAGTTGCGCCGGGCGACCCCCGGGACGAGGGCGCGCGGCACGACCGGTCGGATCTCCCGACCGGCGGGGCGGTTCCCGCACGGAGCCGCTGTGATCGGCTGCTGGACGACGCATCTTCGCGTCGCGGGCGGTGGTGTGGTGCTGAGCACACCAGGGGCGACGGGCGGGACGCGGTGGCGTCGACCGTCGGCCCCAGGGTAGTCAGACGCGGCGGCCGGACGCGAACCCGCGCGCGCCCGTGGACACC
This window harbors:
- a CDS encoding aminoglycoside phosphotransferase family protein, which produces MDPAASAEPTRHVQVGLDGVHRPVHAWTPTVHAALERLRAAGVVEVPAPLALGAHEEVLGFLPGDAGAACWPHQVPEAGLVSAARLLRRVHDASAGWSWPPDAAWSQPVREPAEVLCHGDPGPWNMTWADGRATGLFDWDFCHPGPRRHDVAYALDWLAPFRPDDEALRWHGFAAPPDRGSRIRAFCAAYGTEPDRVVDLVLEVRLRTLDVVRALAADGVEPQAGWLAGGHAAEVEAGVRWVERHRRLFT
- a CDS encoding glutamate synthase subunit beta, giving the protein MADPRGFISTPRKVAERRPVAERVRDWNEVYPGTPGRALLPIISEQAGRCMDCGIPFCHTGCPLGNLIPEWNDLVWRSDWDEALERLHATNNFPEFTGRLCPAPCETACVVGINRDPVTIKNVEVTIIDKAWDEHRVLPQPPEWHTGRTVAVIGSGPSGLAAAQQLTRAGHTVAVFERAEEPGGLMRFGIPEFKMEKYVLDRRIQQMKDEGTNFRCGVEVGVKITGQQLKERYDAVVLAVGSTIPRDLPVPGRELDGIHQAMEFLPHANRYARGKIEQPPISAQGKHVVIIGGGDTGADCLGTAIRQGAASIRQLEIMPTPPEERPAHQPWPTYPMTYRVSSAHEEAGERIYSVSTSRFNGEDGKVTSLTLSEVRFEGGKLVAVEGTEQEIPADLVLLAMGFVGPEKDSVISQLGVTLDERGNVKRDDNYATDVPGVFVAGDAGRGQSLIVWAIAEGRACAAGVDEYLSGSTKLPKPIPPTARQMMV
- the gltB gene encoding glutamate synthase large subunit; protein product: MSATPAQPRSRAGEGLYDPAFEHDACGVAFVATLTGVPSHDIVHKGLEALRNLDHRGATGSDPLTGDGAGILMQVPDAFLRAEASSFLAAGVELPEAGTYAVGNAFLPTDEQARAEAKAAIERIAAEEQLTVLGWRRVRTDDSSLSDLTRSNMPWFEQLLVAPAGEPVRGIELDRLAYCLRRRTQHETGVYFASLSARTLVWKGMLTTEQLELVFPELLDERMTSALVVVHSRFSTNTFPAWELAHPFRMIAHNGEINTVKGNRNWMRAREALLRSDLIPGDLERLFPICTPDASDSASFDEVVELLHLGGRSLPHAMLMMIPEAWENNPVMDQARRDFYAFHSCLMEPWDGPAGVVFTDGTQVGAVLDRNGLRPGRYWVTDEGLVVLASEAGVLDIPAETIVQKGRLQPGRMFLVDLDEHRLISDEEVKAELAAAAPYGEWLAQGRTLLTDLPERDHVVHTHASVTRRQQVFGYTEEDLRLILAPMASGGAEAIGSMGTDTPIAALSDKPRLLFDYFSQLFAQVTNPPLDAIREELVTSLYNTIGPEQNLLEPGPVSCRRLVLPFPVLDNDALAKVVRINRAGDTEYATYVARGLYKVSGGAQALTEKLDELCAEISDAIAGGAKIILLSDRHSNGEYAPIPSLLFTAAVHHHLVREKTRTHVGLVVEAGDVREVHHVALLIGYGAAAVNPYLAIESVEDLARHGVYTSVTPEKAVANVVKALGKGVLKVMSKMGVSTVASYTGAQIFEALGLSREVVDRYFTGTTSKLGGITLEQLADAVHQRHLRAYPADGIPLAHRLLPVGGEYQWRREGEPHLFDPETVFRLQHSTRSGRYDIFKQYTAHIDSQAERLMTLRGLLKFNSERPPVPIDEVEPVSEIVKRFSTGAMSYGSISLEAHQTLAIAMNRLGGKSNTGEGGEDKERLYDPERRSAVKQVASGRFGVTSDYLTNADDIQIKMAQGAKPGEGGQLPGQKVYPWVAKTRHSTPGVGLISPPPHHDIYSIEDLKQLIHDLKCANPSARVHVKLVAEVGVGTVAAGVSKAKADVVLISGHDGGTGAAPLTSLKHAGGPWELGLAETQQTLLLNGLRDRIVVQVDGQLKTGRDVIIGALLGAEEFGFATAPLVVSGCIMMRVCHLDTCPVGVATQNQELRSKFSGKPEFVVNFFEFIAEEVREHLAALGFRSIAEAVGRVEALDTTPAEEHWKAHGLDLRPILHRPELPEGTPLHNTTKQDHALEFALDQMLIDLCRPALDSGEAVRAQLRIRNVNRTVGTILGHEVTKATRGEGLPDGTIDLTFSGSAGQSFGAFLPAGITLRLEGDSNDYLGKGLSGGRIVLRPDRAATFVAADNIIAGNVIGYGATSGEIFIRGQVGERFCVRNSGATAVVEGTGDHACEYMTGGLAVILGSTGRNVAAGMSGGIAYVLDLDASLLNTDMADALPLGEGDQDLVRGLVVRHGEETGSDVAAALLADWDTAKERFTKVLPRDYARVLAAREAAEAEGLDDDATTVAMMDAARG